The Flavivirga eckloniae genomic interval GAGTACCTGTATATCCTTGATTTTGGGCTATAATATACGCTGCTTCTTCAGCAGGTAAAAAATCAACTCCAACAGGTGATGTACCTCCATTATAAGGAATTATTGGATCATTAGTATTGGAAATACTTAAATACCTTCTTGTAGTTAAAGGATTTGTTGAAACGTCGTAACCACAGTACGCACTAGAAGGATTAGTAGAAGAACTTGGCTTGTAAAAATTACCAGAACGATATAACGACTCGTTTAGGTGAGAAACGATGGCGCAGACGATATCTATTCCTGTATTGGTATTCTCTACAAATATTCTATTTGCCAGAGATGCTCCATTTGAAGAGCCTAAAATTCTAATTTGATTGGGATTAATATTAGAATAGCCTTGTACAAGCGTTACAAGATCATCTATCATTTCAACATCTGGTGCATCGCTATTTTCTTCGCAAATATTCCAACTATTTTGATATCCTGTTACACCAATAAGGACATGGCATTCTAAAACACTCGAAAATTGAGTAATCGAGCCCATAGCATTCCCTCCATTACCATGAAGTATTATACAGACAGGAAATCCATTTGGGGGTACAGTTCCTGTTGGCACTTTTATGCTTATTGGATATGTGTAGCCACTTGGTTGCTGAGACCATGTTTTAGTAACATTTAATATGCTTGTATTAGTTAAGTTTTGAGAAATAGCCAATGCTGGTAAAACTATAAGAATTAGAAACAGTGCTTTTTTCATGCCTTATTATTTATTTTAACCTTAAGTAACGTTTGAAA includes:
- a CDS encoding T9SS type A sorting domain-containing protein translates to MKKALFLILIVLPALAISQNLTNTSILNVTKTWSQQPSGYTYPISIKVPTGTVPPNGFPVCIILHGNGGNAMGSITQFSSVLECHVLIGVTGYQNSWNICEENSDAPDVEMIDDLVTLVQGYSNINPNQIRILGSSNGASLANRIFVENTNTGIDIVCAIVSHLNESLYRSGNFYKPSSSTNPSSAYCGYDVSTNPLTTRRYLSISNTNDPIIPYNGGTSPVGVDFLPAEEAAYIIAQNQGYTGTQIASGTSSGNPEITEFSYLSGKVAHIRGDAAHATNDTQKSYIKDFFSDCTPILGLNAPKPDKTKIYPNPTNAIVRVERTTHHTMPYSVLNILGQNVITGIGTSKTININLTDLPTNIYFLKIDNQTIKIIKH